In Papaver somniferum cultivar HN1 chromosome 9, ASM357369v1, whole genome shotgun sequence, the genomic stretch TGAAAGATAAAGTAAAGATGAGTCATTTGACAAAGGCAACAGGAAGGCAGATTGACATTAAAGGGAGCTCAGAATCACCTTCAACGCTGACATGAAGGAGAAGGTCCCAATTAAGGATGACTTCCTCACAGGCATCTTTCTTTCTGGTGACATGTCTCTATATAACTGCTGAGCTAGTTCCTTTAGTATTACCAACTGAGCTTTCTCAGTACGCATTGAAATAATCGCCTGTTTCATTGATTCCCTGTCTGCCTCAAGCATTTGAAGTCTGGTGTAAAGTTTTTTGATATCTGGATCCCCTATATCAGTCTGATACAATGAATCTCTTGGAGTGGTTACGTACTCATCGTACGCACCAATAGTACTTTTGGACCCAACAGTATTGTTATTGTGTGTTCCAAGATGAATAGAATCAATTGTGTAGACTCGATCGCTCATATCATCTCTGAGGTCAGGAATGTTATCTTCTTTTCTTAAATTAGAACAATCCTCTGTTTGAGAGAAATAATCCATCTTTTTAAAGCTGCTACTAGGCCTTGGACTTTCTTTACGGTAATAATCCGGACCAATCTCTTTAACCAACCCTGAAAATGAACCTGAACTTTCCATTGATGACTTCCTAACGTGTCTTGTTCGCCTTGGGGATTGCCCAACTACTACTTTTTCTAAAACAACCTTGGTGCTGCTTTTAGGGGTTTCCCCAAAAATGACTCGTGGGGTGTCACTGAAATTGGAACGAGGAGTATCACCGAAAGTGGCGAATGGGTTTTCAGCAGGGGCGTACTTCTCAAAATCTGCAACATCCTCAAAATCAGAAGGACCTTCGTGAGCCACATTCATGTTGCATCTAAGGGGAGGATAATCATATGGAGGTATTTCAAACTCTGCATCAGTGTTCTCAACCGTGTCCTCCTGTCTAGAATCATAAAAACCCTTTGAACCTTCTGCCTCATCCTCTGTGAGTCCATAACTCATCATCCTGTGTTTATACATCTGTACCTCACAACTAAGAGACTGAATAACTTCTTCTCTCTTAAACACCATGTCTTCAAGAGCAAGAATCTCCTGCTGATCATGCGCAATTTTCTCCTCAGCGTACCGTTTGAATTGCCGAGCTTCCATCGTGACCTCAGCCTTTTCCCTTTGCAATCTCAATATCATGGACATAGCCTCATTTGCTGCAGACGCTGAAGCATTTCTCTCTTCTTCCAATTCAATGTAAAGCTCCTGTATGCTTTCTTGCTGGCTACTTAGAGCCTCTCTTAACGCATCACATTCATTCTCAACTTCAACTCTAGCAACAGcatcaaattcagaatcatgTTGTCCATCTCTTCTACCTAGTTCAAtctcatctatttttctcttaacAGTACGATTCCAAGTAGAACAAGCAGCTAAGTTGTTAATTAGTGAACAACTACAACCACAATTAGAGCATTCCATTTTACTTGAAGGCAATGCCATAATTGCAGACGACTCCATAATTCCACATGCATCAATCTTCAACCACCACAAACATTACCCAATGGAAACCACgcgaaactttaaaaaaaaatggcctataataaataaaaaatgaactCCTTCAAATACTCTCCAAAGTTCAAAACAACACCCAGCTGTCTCTCCAGATCAACAAATACTCATTCCATACAAACAAATTGAGAAACATGATGAAACCCAAGCTAGGTATACAAGAAGAAATTATTATCCAGTTTTCGTGTCGTGCTTCAACATCAAACCTAAAATAGAAGGGACGGCTAATCAACAACACAATCGACCATTCTAAACATCAAATTTCAACACATAATCAACAATTAATCAAAAATGCTTCGTTACCTCGATGAAGATGGAACCAGAAAAGACGAAGGATAATTCAAAATGAAGATGATACTCTCTTGATCTGGAAGCTAGCAAACGACCAAACCTGATTTATTCCTCCAAACATCGGGAATTAGCAGGAATGTCGTTTGGAATTAACaaaattttaaaaccctagaaagaAATTTTATCTTCTTTCCATTTATGTTGGTTTCTTCCTTCTGTCGATTTGCACAccccttttctttattttttttcttttcttttcttttctttttctatcacacacagaaagaagaaattattGACTGGCGGGTGTTTTTCGAGTAAAGTTTTGATGTGACCGAGTCACACCATCATAAATCCTGCATCATTTAGTTGTTGTGGGTCCCACGATATAATCTTGGATGAATTATGATGATGTCAACGTGGCATTGAGAGAGTGATGGTACATCTTAAGCGGTCTGTATGGAACCGCTGTAAAACGAGACCTCGCTTTATTTTTGCCATCATGTGTGTCTTTGTATGACCAGTCAATCAAAGACTCATTGATTTCTTGCCGTTTCGTTACAACGTGCGAGAGATTaccctttttctctttctttgttTCCGCTCATCTATGATTAAGCCATAATCATTCCTGTCTAATTATTTAACCCTTTCCTAGATTGGTGCTTTAGTTATGGTTAGTTATCAAGAACGACTATTATCGCAATTAAGTGCAAAGCCTGGGAGGTACAAATAGCTATGTATGTATAGTGGTCCCTAGACTACTCTCGTCAT encodes the following:
- the LOC113310026 gene encoding myosin-binding protein 7-like — its product is MESSAIMALPSSKMECSNCGCSCSLINNLAACSTWNRTVKRKIDEIELGRRDGQHDSEFDAVARVEVENECDALREALSSQQESIQELYIELEEERNASASAANEAMSMILRLQREKAEVTMEARQFKRYAEEKIAHDQQEILALEDMVFKREEVIQSLSCEVQMYKHRMMSYGLTEDEAEGSKGFYDSRQEDTVENTDAEFEIPPYDYPPLRCNMNVAHEGPSDFEDVADFEKYAPAENPFATFGDTPRSNFSDTPRVIFGETPKSSTKVVLEKVVVGQSPRRTRHVRKSSMESSGSFSGLVKEIGPDYYRKESPRPSSSFKKMDYFSQTEDCSNLRKEDNIPDLRDDMSDRVYTIDSIHLGTHNNNTVGSKSTIGAYDEYVTTPRDSLYQTDIGDPDIKKLYTRLQMLEADRESMKQAIISMRTEKAQLVILKELAQQLYRDMSPERKMPVRKSSLIGTFSFMSALKWIVSLVFWKNKAQRSKYMFGLSASNVGLLLLLDKNPHMKQWRCLTRAQM